In Oceaniferula flava, the genomic window CAGCTGCGGCATTACCGGAGCCAGCAGCGTTACCAGCTGCGCCGATTCCCTGAGGAGTCACGCCATCGGCACCAGCTGCACCGTTTCCGCCCTGGGCACCAGTAGCGCCTGCGCTTCCATCGGAACCGAGGTTGCCGTCAGCACCAACTGTTCCGTCGGTTCCATCAGCACCAGCTGCGCCAGTGTTTCCAGCAGCGGAATCAGTGCCATCAATGCCGGGGTTACCGTCAGCACCGTTAGCACCAGGGGAAGCGAGCTCTCCAGGGGTTCCAGCAGTGCCATTCGCACCATCAGCACCATCAGTACCGTCAGTGCCAGCTGCGCCACCTACACCAGCGTCTCCGCCTGTGCCACCGCTGCCACCAATTCCACCAGAACCTCCTTGGGGGCCACCACCAGCAGCTCCAGTTGTTCCTCCATCACCATTGTTACCAGCAGAAGCGCCGTCTTCACCAGCGGCACCGCCAGTTCCGCCAGCTCCGCCAGCTCCGCCAGCTCCTCCGAGACCGCGAGCACCGCGAGCACCGCGGAGGCCGAGGTCTCCGCCTTCGCCAGCTTCACCAGCAGTTCCGCCAAGTGCACCTGCACCACCAGCACCACCGGCACCAGCATCTCCAGCCAGTCCAGCAGCACCGCCAGTTCCTGCGGTGGTTCCTGCTGTTCCAGCTGCGCCACCAGCACCGCCAGCACCGCCGTCACCAGCAGCACCGCCAGTTCCAGCAGCACCGCCAGTTCCGCCTGCACCGCCAGCACCCGTGATTCCGGCTGTTCCTGCGGCACCACCAGCGCCGCCGACACCGGCGTCACCGCCAGTTCCGCCTGCACCAACTGCGCCAGCAGCACCACCAGTTCCAGCAGCGCCACCGCTTGCAGCAGCACCGCCAGTTCCAGCTGTTCCAGCTGTTCCAGCTGTTCCAGCTGTTCCCGAGACACCTCCTGTTCCTGCAGAACCAGCGGTTCCAGCGGCACCTTGGTCACCAGCGTCACCGCCAATGCCTGCTGCGCCAGCGTCACCGCCAGCTCCGCCTGCCGCACCGTTACCGCCGCGGACTGTGCCTTCGTTCATTAGAGTTGCTCCGTCAGCGAGAGTAACACCGGTTCCACCGTTGCCACCGTCGCCTCCATTGTTTCCGATGCCTCCGATGCCGCCATTGGCTCCATCTGCACCGTTGCCGGCGTCGCCACCAGCTCCTGCATCACCAGCGTCGCCGCCGATTCCAGCGTTACCGCCGTTGCCGCCAGCACCAGCATTGCCGCCGTTGCCACCGTTACTTGCGGATCCACCAGAACCACCAGCACCGCCGAATCCACCGATCCCGCCTGTGCCGCCGACTCCACCAGTTCCTCCGATGCCACCGACACCGCCGATTCCAGCGTCACCGCCGTCACCAGCATCGCCGCCGACACCGCCGAAGCCGCCATTTCCGGCTGCTCCACCGTTGCCGCCAACACCGCCGACACCGCCATTGGCACCGTCACCGCCGTCTCCGGAGTCACCACCAACGCCGCCGTCACCGCCGTTGCCTGCGTCACCACCAATGCCGCCGTCGCCAGCGAGGCCAGCATCACCGCCGTTACCAGCGTCACCGCCAACGCCGCCGTCGCCGCCGTCTCCACCATCGGAGCCGTCGCCACCGTCGCCGCCGTCGCTACCAGCACCACCAGTGCCACCGTCACCGGCTACACCACCGGTTCCGCCAGTTCCGCCAGTTCCGCCGGTTCCGCCGTCACCGCCGTCACCGCCAGGGAAATTGTTACCAAAACCGCCGTCACCGCCGTCACCGCCGTCACCGCCGTCACCACCGATTCCGCCGTCACCAGCATCGCCACCGTTACCGGCAGTTCCACCAGTAGCGCCGTCACCGCCGTCGCCGCCGTCTGAGCCGTCACCGCCGTCGCCGCCGTCACCGCCGTCGCCGCCGTCGCCGCCGTCACCGCCAGCACCAGCATCACCGCCGATACCGCCGTCTGAGCCGGTTCCTCCGTTACCACCGATACCGCCGTCGGCGCCATCAGCACCGAGACCACCAGCACCGCCAGTTCCCCCGGTTCCACCAGTAGCGCCGACTCCGCCGTCGCCCCCGGTGCCACCGATGCCACCTTCACCGCCGTCACCGCCGATGCCGCCGTCACCACCGATGCCGCCGACTCCGCCGACTCCGCCGATGCCACCGGTGCCACCGGTTCCACCAGCGCCACCGGCGCCACCGTCACCGCCAGCGCCGCCGTCGGCACCGTCGCCGCCGATACCGCCAGCGGCACCATTGCCAGCATTACCGCCGTCGCCGCCGGTTCCGCCGTCCTGGCCATCGCCGCCGTCACCGCCGTCACCGCCAGCGCCACCGGCGCCACCAGTTCCGCCGACGCCGCCGTCGCCACCTACGCCACCTACGCCACCGTCACCACCATCAATGGTAGCGCCTGCATTGTTAAGGAGATAAGAATTTTCACCGACTTCGACGCCAACGCCGCCGTCGCCACCGTTCATGCCAAGGCCACCAGTGCCGCCGTTACCAGCTACACCGCCAACGCCGCCGTCACCGGCAGCGCCACCTTGAGCACCACTACCAGCGTTGCCTCCAGCGGCACCATTGCCACCGTAGCCACCGGAGCCACCATTGCCTCCGTTGCCAGCAGCAGCTGCTGATGCGCCAGCGCCACCAGCAGAGCCAGCACCACCGTTACCACCAGTGCCACCGATACCACCGGTTCCACCAGTGCCACCGATACCGCCGGTTCCACCAGTTCCACCAGTTCCACCGACACCACCAGTTCCACCGGTGCCTCCATCGGCACCTTCACCGCCGTCACCACCAGCGCCGCCTTCAGCGCCAACTTGGCCATCGCCACCGTTGCCGCCGCTACCGCCATTCTGGCCTACAACGCCATCTTCACCGGCTTCGCCGTCAGTGCCGTTTTCACCGTCAGTGCCAGCTTCGCCGTCAATGCCAGCTTCGCCAGCTTCGCCGCTTTCAGCGTCACCGCCATCGATTCCGTCTTCACCGTCTTCACCAGCGACTGTGGCATCTGTGCCGTTTTGACCGTCCTCGCCGGGAGTGCCCGCTGCAACTGCAGCACCATCAGCGCCATTAGCGCCATCAACGCCATCGTTATTAAAAAATGTTCCATCAGTGCCGTCGGCTCCATCGCCTCCTGTTGTGCCGGTTCCGCCATCACCACCGTCAGCACCGTCAGCGCCTGGTTGGATTTGCTCTACGGCATCAGCACCATCGGCAACCGGTGCACCGTCAGTGCCGTCTGCACCATCGGCGCCGTTAGCACCGTCAGCACCGTCAGCACCGTCAGCGCCCGCAGCTCCGTCTGCAACAGCAGCACCGTCTGCGCCGTTAGCACCCGCAGCACCTGCAACAGCAGTTCCGCCGTTTCCGCCAGCAGCTCCTGTGCCGCCAGTTCCACCGACGATTCCGTCACCGCCGGTTCCACCGGTTCCGCCTTGGCCGCCGATTCCACCGGTCTGGCCGGTGCCACCTAGGCCACCAGTGCCGCCGGTTCCACCGGTGCCGCCAGTTTGACCCTGACCGCCTTGGCCGCCAGCGCCTCCATCAGCACCATTTCCTCCATCGGCTCCTGCTACTGAGTTGCCGCCGTCGCCGCCATTGGCACCGTCGAGTCCATCACTACCGTCACCGCCGTTTCCAGCAATGCCGCCGTCACCGCCGGCTTGACCGTCCTGGCCATCACCGCCGATTCCTCCAGTGCCGCCTTGGCCGCCAGTGCCTCCTGCACCGCCGTCACCACCGACTCCACCAGAAATTGATCCGTTGTTAGTGACTACTGAATTATCACCAATTGTCATGCCTGAACCACCGGTTCCACCAGCGGCACCGTCAGCGCCGTCAGCGCCATTGGCTCCTGCTCCTCCAGCGCCACCATTGACACCTGATTGTCCAGCTGTGCCGTCTGTGGCATCTGTTCCGGCTGTGCCGTTGAGACCGTTTGCGCCGTCACCGCCGTTTTGGCCATTGGTAGCTGCTGTGCCAGCGCTGCCGGATGTGCCGGCTGTAGTAGCGCTCGTGCCATCTTGTCCAGTGCCTCCGATAAGGCCAGTAGCACCGATTCCTCCGTCTACGCCAGTTCCACCGTCATTGCCAGCTAGGCCAGCATCACCAGTGATTCCTGTTTGACCGGGTGTGGCGTTGCCGCCAGCTTGACCCGCCTGACCAGCTTGGGCGTCTACGGCGCCATCAGATGCGTCACCACCATTGTCGCCAGGATTGACGCCATCGGTGCCGTTTGCTCCGACTGTGCCATCGTTCCCTGCGGCAGAAACGACTGATGCGTCAGTGCCATCAGTGCCATTGGTTCCTTGAGCTCCTGTTGCTGCTTGCGCTTGAGCTGCTCCTGCAGTGCCCACTGTGCCGTCCGTTCCTGGAGCGGCCACACCGGCTGTATCTGTTCCTGCTGCACCAGCTGTGCCAGCGGTTCCGTCTGTTCCGGCTGTTCCGGTGGTGGCATCTGTGCCATTTGCTCCAGCTACGGCTGCAGGGCCAGCGGCCGCGCCATCGGTGCCGTCAACGCCGTCTGCGCCATTGGCAGCTTGGGAAAGACCTGCACTAGACGTGCCGGCAGTGCCTGTAGCACCTTGGGCGCCATCAGCACCTGCTCCGCCTGTACCGCCGGCTCCGCCAGCGATGGTGTCATTATTGACATAGCCTCCGGTGATTGTGCCATTGGCATCTACGCTGCCGAGGTCATCACCAATGGCTGCGCCTACGCCGCCTTGGCCACCTGCTGCACCACCATTGATGCTTGATCCACCAATTCCGCCAGCGCCGCCTGAGATGGGGCTGCTAGATGCGATTTCTGGGTTGCTGTTATTAGAGTCGTTGACCACGAGTCCTGCTCCGCCTTGGCCGCCGTTACCAGCTGCTGCGGTGCTTCCTGCGAGAGTGTTGTTACCACCATTGCCGCCTTTTCCTCCTGCGAGAGGCATGGAAATGGGAATTGCAAAATTGGAGTTGATGACGGCACCTGCACCGCCAATTCCTCCAGCACCAGCGACTGTTTCCGAAATAAGGGTGATGTTGTCGCCGTCTCCACCGTCTGCACCCGTGTAGGAAAGAGCTCCTCCGAGTGTGCCAGTGTCGATGCCGTTGGCTCCGTCTGCGCCGTCAGAGGCTGCGCCTACGTGTCCTGTGGCAGATGCTCCAACTGTTGCAGCCACAATGGCTGCCACTGTTTTGGAGTAGTTAATATTAATGGTCGGTTTTTTTGGTTTCATAATGATGGTAGTTAGTGGGGTGTATTGATGTTTGCGTTGTTGTTTTTTAGGCGGACAATTTGGTGTCGAATATGCTGTTTATCTAACGTTTGTATTAAAATGGAGATAACTCCTTTAGTTGATCCGTGTTTTTTGAGCAGGGGTTACGTAATTCGTGCGAAAAAAAACAATGAATGTTAGGGGCGCTGATTTTAAGTGGGTTGGGTGTTAGTGGGCTAAGCAGAAAGGTGCTGAAATCCTGTTAGCTGAAAAACCGGGCGCTGCTGTTGGGGGAAATCCAGATGACCAAGAGCTCAGGCCGCGTGAAATCGTTAGGCGTTCTTTGGTTAGCTATCCCTCTTGGGTTGAAGGTGGTTCGATGGTCAATGTTTTTTGTTAGCCTAGCTGCCTCTAGGGTATCGAACGAATGGGTCCTGAGGTGTGTAGGGACTGAGACGCTTTGTATCTTGCTTGCCAACTCGTAGATCCAGGAGTGTGGGGCGTTAGAGATGGTGTCAACATTGCCCCACTAATCCATATTACCCAGGGGGCGTGGTGATTTATAGTGGATCGTAAAGAGTAGTTAACTAACGATGTTTGAATTCGATGACTCGATAAAATATTACTTGGTTTGTATTTATCAGTTAGGTAGGAAGCAGTGAGACATGTGAATTAGTTAGTCTTAGTGTGACTTTTCTATACCTGTATGAAGTGTGAAATACGGCGAAGAATCTACCATAAATCATGACTAACTGCATTTTTCTAGTATCTGATAGTTATTTGTGGTGAATATTTGAAAAATCAATTCGTCGATTGCGAAATAGAAAAATATGGTATTTCCGATTACAAACTGGGCAACGATCTCCAAAGCGACGCTGAATGGCGGTGATGAAGAACGTACAGCAATGGGAGCCTTCATTGATCGATATTGGAAACCTGTTTCCGTCGTAATTCAGTCGAAAGGCGTTCCGTTCGGTCGGGTTGAAGATCTAACGCAAGACTTTTTCGTGAAGCTCATTGAAGATGATTTTGTGAGCCGTGCTACGCAAGAGAAGGGGCGATTTAGGAGTTTCCTGCTTAAGGCTTTACGTGATTTTTTGGTTGATGATATGCGGAAATTCATGGCTCAAAAAAGGGGAGGGAGCTTTGAGCGAGTGGAGCTGAGAGATGATTCCGCTGTGCTCCGTGATGACCAGTTACTCTTTGATAAGACGTGGGCAAAAACTTTGTTTGATGCCGCGATTGAGAAAACGGCCAAGGAGATCATTGAAAAGAAAGGGGAGGAGAAATGGCAGGCGACAAGATATTTTCTATCAGGAGAAGGCAAGGAGCTTAGTTATGTTGAATTAGGGCAGATCCTTGGAGTAAGTGAGAATGCAGCTAAAACTCATGTCTCACGGTTGCGTTCACGGCTCAGAGAAAACCTGAGAGAACAAATATCTCTAACTGTAGGTGCACCTCACGAAGTCGATGAAGAACTCGCTTTTCTGCGAGAAGTGATGATGCACTGATATTTCCCCTTCAACATATCTATTCAATTCACAGCTAGCTAGGCAGCCAGCGTTATAGAACATTATTTTAAACATTGTTTACATGGTCTAGCGAAAGCTGGTCCGTCGTTGAGATTCACGAGCTAAACCGTTTTTATGTAGAACTTCTTAATTTTATGACAGATTATCAAACGAGATTCCTTATTGATAATAAAAATCTAACTGACTAAGTGATAGTTGGTCAGTAAATCTAACCGGTATTTAATTTTACCCCCTTAACATTATCGGAAATGGTCAGTGAAAACGGCACCTCGAACATATTTATAGCGGAAGCATTTGGTGATGCTCTCGATATGGGGTTGCAATCTCCTGAAGGATACCAAGTCTTGCGCGAAATTGATCGTGGAGGAATGGCTGTTGTTTATCTAGCAGAGCAATTAAGTCCTTTAAGAGAGGTGGCCTTGAAGGTCATGCTGCCTCGTTTTATCACGGACCAAATAGTAAAAGACAGGTTTAGGGTGGAGGGCCAAGCGATGGCAGAACTTGAGCATGCGGGGATTTTGCCCGTCTATCAGGTGGGTGTATGGAATGGACTTGGTTTCATCGCTATGAAGTTTGCTGATGGAGGAACGCTTCAGGAATTGTTGAATCGGCAAGCTCCAGATGTGAGGCAGGCGGTGGCGTGGATCATTACAGCTGGTGAGGCAGTTCATTTTGCCCATCAGCGCGGTGTTCTGCATAGAGACCTGAAACCGGGAAATCTCTTATTCGATAGCCAGGGCTCGATTTATGTAGGGGACTTTGGCGTTGCAAAAATGGCATCGGCTCAAGAGCGAGAGTTAAACCCTAAGGAGTCATTCGTGGGAACACCGCATTATGTGGCGCCTGAAATGGCAAATGGCACGAATTTAGGCGGGAATATTGCGACTGACGTCTACAGTTTGGGAGCCGTGCTCTACGAGTGTCTCAGCGGGAGCTGTCCCCATGAGAGCTGTGATAATCTTGAAGCTTTATTTCGAGATTTAGCTGATAGTGATTTGCCCTGTGTGAGTCAATTATGCCCTGATATTCCAAAGGATTTAGCGGCCGTCTGTGCCAAGGCTTTGGCGAAGAACCCTGAAGATCGTTATGCTTCGATGATCGATTTTGTGGACGACCTGCGTCGCTGGCAGAAGGGGATTCCTGTAAAAGCTAAACCTCTGAGCCTTGTGGAAAAGCTTTGCCTGTGTGTCAAGAAGTGCCCTGTTATCACACTGCTATCGCTCCTCGTATTGGTCACGACCGTCGGTGGTGGGGTCCTAATCTGGAATAGTAAACAATCACTTAAAAAAAGTGATGAGAAGCTCAATACGGTAATTGATGAGAGGAGCCGCCTCTATCAGCGATCATTGATCGATCGTGCGCATGTGATGCTCCTTGCCAGAAAGCCCGGGTATCGGCATGAGGCGTTAAAAATGCTGTTAGCAGCTCGAGATTATGGCGAGAATGAAGCCATTCGCACCGAAGCCGTATCGCTGCTGTCTCATTGGGACATCGGTGCCCCTGGAGGTTCAGATATTTTATGGGTCGAACGTGGCTCTGATTTCACCGTAACCATTGGAGATGCAGGGCTACGTGTGACAGATGGGAGACGTGAAGTTGATGTGATATTGCCCACGACTGAGGCCTCGAGCTGTGCTCCGGCTGTATCAGAAGATGGGAAACGGCTTGCCTACCTTCGTGGCGGGCAAATGGAGCTGATTATTCACAATGTGGAGTTTGATAAGCAGTGCGCACTCATTCCTCTGAGAAAGTCGCCTCATTCGATTCAATTTGCCAAAAACTTCAATGTAATTCGTGTCGATTACGACCTTGGTGTGTCTGACTTGTATCGGGTGACCGGTGAGCGACTTTTGAGAAATTTTAAAAGTGCTAGTCCTTTGTCGCCACCGTGCGGATTGTCACTATGGCAACCACAGATTCCGGGTGAGAGGGAATTACCAAGAACTGGTGGGAAGCTTTCTAAATGTGGGCAATTTTTACTGACGATGGGCTCTTCTGGGATTCAGCTGTGGAA contains:
- a CDS encoding serine/threonine protein kinase, which codes for MVSENGTSNIFIAEAFGDALDMGLQSPEGYQVLREIDRGGMAVVYLAEQLSPLREVALKVMLPRFITDQIVKDRFRVEGQAMAELEHAGILPVYQVGVWNGLGFIAMKFADGGTLQELLNRQAPDVRQAVAWIITAGEAVHFAHQRGVLHRDLKPGNLLFDSQGSIYVGDFGVAKMASAQERELNPKESFVGTPHYVAPEMANGTNLGGNIATDVYSLGAVLYECLSGSCPHESCDNLEALFRDLADSDLPCVSQLCPDIPKDLAAVCAKALAKNPEDRYASMIDFVDDLRRWQKGIPVKAKPLSLVEKLCLCVKKCPVITLLSLLVLVTTVGGGVLIWNSKQSLKKSDEKLNTVIDERSRLYQRSLIDRAHVMLLARKPGYRHEALKMLLAARDYGENEAIRTEAVSLLSHWDIGAPGGSDILWVERGSDFTVTIGDAGLRVTDGRREVDVILPTTEASSCAPAVSEDGKRLAYLRGGQMELIIHNVEFDKQCALIPLRKSPHSIQFAKNFNVIRVDYDLGVSDLYRVTGERLLRNFKSASPLSPPCGLSLWQPQIPGERELPRTGGKLSKCGQFLLTMGSSGIQLWNCDLEKKLKDYEPGDFSEHTLSDTKWLEGQRLLVETDADVTILEVAQNGKFTKHQSNARIDRARVKDVLGNGDWLVEREHEEDSMSLEIWPGGDAESARDSELGTKPSPFSLDDGKIKIGALTLTVPDNTEVLDFYVDEQKRKAMAITADCCLYRWDLNVLREELQRLGLE
- a CDS encoding RNA polymerase sigma factor, with translation MVFPITNWATISKATLNGGDEERTAMGAFIDRYWKPVSVVIQSKGVPFGRVEDLTQDFFVKLIEDDFVSRATQEKGRFRSFLLKALRDFLVDDMRKFMAQKRGGSFERVELRDDSAVLRDDQLLFDKTWAKTLFDAAIEKTAKEIIEKKGEEKWQATRYFLSGEGKELSYVELGQILGVSENAAKTHVSRLRSRLRENLREQISLTVGAPHEVDEELAFLREVMMH